A stretch of Microbacterium sp. 4R-513 DNA encodes these proteins:
- a CDS encoding carboxyl transferase domain-containing protein, giving the protein MPTATKPTYRDLVDELRERRAQAALGGPEKARVRHTERGKLLARDRVDLLLDRGSPFLEVAPLAGYDLYGGDAPSAGVVAGIGLVHGRHVMVVANDATVKGGTYYPITVKKHLRAQEIAAENRLPCVYLVDSGGAFLPMQDEVFPDKEHFGRIFYNQARMSRDGIPQIAAVLGSSTAGGAYVPAMSDETVIVRNQGTIFLGGPPLVKAATGEVVTAEDLGGGVVHTRVSGVTDHLAENDEHALQIVRDIVATLPPSPPLPYEPEATRPPTHKPETLADVVPVELTSPYDAREIIDRIIDAGSFHEFKREWGETLVTGFARLHGHRVGILANNGVLFAESALKGAHFIELCDQRGIPLVFLQNITGFMVGREYESGGIAKHGAKMVNAVACASVPKLTVVVGGSFGAGTYSMCGRAYSPRFLWLWPGARVSVMGGPQAASVLSTVRRDQIEAAGGSWSADEEAEFQAPIRAQYEEQGSPYYSTARLWDDGIIEPAQTRDVLGLALDVCMRAWTGTATDQRQPGYGVFRM; this is encoded by the coding sequence ATGCCGACGGCGACGAAGCCGACGTATCGCGATCTGGTGGACGAGCTGCGCGAGCGGCGCGCTCAAGCGGCGCTCGGCGGCCCCGAGAAGGCGCGCGTGCGGCACACCGAGCGCGGGAAGCTGCTCGCGCGGGACCGGGTGGATCTGCTGCTGGATCGGGGAAGCCCCTTCCTCGAGGTCGCCCCGCTCGCCGGGTACGACCTCTACGGCGGCGACGCGCCGTCCGCGGGTGTCGTCGCGGGCATCGGCCTCGTTCACGGCCGGCATGTCATGGTCGTCGCGAACGACGCCACCGTGAAGGGCGGCACGTACTACCCGATCACGGTCAAGAAGCACCTCCGCGCACAGGAGATCGCGGCCGAGAACCGGCTCCCGTGCGTCTACCTCGTCGACTCGGGCGGCGCGTTCCTGCCGATGCAGGATGAGGTGTTCCCCGACAAGGAGCACTTCGGCCGCATCTTCTACAACCAGGCGCGGATGTCGCGCGACGGCATCCCGCAGATCGCGGCGGTGCTCGGCTCGTCGACGGCGGGAGGTGCCTACGTGCCGGCGATGAGCGACGAGACCGTCATCGTCCGCAATCAGGGGACGATCTTCCTCGGTGGGCCGCCGCTCGTGAAGGCGGCGACCGGTGAGGTCGTGACGGCCGAGGATCTCGGCGGCGGGGTCGTGCACACGCGCGTCTCAGGCGTCACCGACCACCTCGCCGAGAACGACGAGCACGCGCTGCAGATCGTGCGCGACATCGTCGCCACGCTGCCGCCCTCGCCGCCACTGCCGTACGAGCCGGAGGCGACCCGACCGCCGACGCACAAGCCCGAGACACTGGCCGACGTCGTGCCCGTCGAGCTCACGAGCCCGTACGACGCCCGCGAGATCATCGATCGGATCATCGACGCGGGATCGTTCCACGAGTTCAAGCGCGAGTGGGGCGAGACGCTCGTCACCGGCTTCGCGCGGCTGCATGGCCACCGCGTCGGCATCCTCGCCAACAACGGCGTGCTGTTCGCCGAGTCAGCGCTCAAGGGTGCGCATTTCATCGAGCTCTGCGACCAGCGCGGCATCCCCCTCGTCTTCCTGCAGAACATCACCGGTTTCATGGTGGGCCGCGAGTACGAGTCGGGGGGCATCGCGAAGCACGGCGCCAAGATGGTGAACGCCGTCGCGTGCGCATCGGTGCCGAAGCTCACCGTGGTCGTCGGCGGATCCTTCGGCGCCGGCACCTACTCGATGTGCGGGCGGGCGTACTCGCCGCGGTTCCTGTGGCTCTGGCCGGGTGCGCGGGTCTCGGTCATGGGCGGCCCCCAGGCGGCGTCCGTCCTCTCGACCGTGCGCCGCGATCAGATCGAGGCCGCCGGCGGCTCGTGGAGCGCCGACGAGGAGGCGGAGTTCCAGGCACCCATCCGCGCGCAATACGAGGAGCAGGGGAGCCCCTACTATTCGACCGCGCGCCTCTGGGACGACGGCATCATCGAGCCCGCCCAGACCCGCGACGTCCTCGGACTCGCCCTCGACGTCTGCATGCGGGCCTGGACCGGAACTGCGACCGATCAGCGCCAGCCGGGCTACGGCGTCTTCCGGATGTGA
- a CDS encoding patatin-like phospholipase family protein has product MSRDDPTLGLTLGGGGAFGAAHVGVLQVLAERGIRPGVATGTSSGALVAAAYAADVDPSAIERAALAFKWRQIAGWSGAPRWGLLDSSVVARSVRRALGTDPLIEELPRRFAAAATDLRTRRLVVIDHGPLSIALRSTIAVPGLIPPVRRHGALLADGGMIDNVPVQATRLLGAERVIVVRLHAKWENVRMMRTVTRTADLMRDPSVLLIQPEMERMAQWTMSDVPRLIAEGRRAAMAALDETDPAVWAPGERTS; this is encoded by the coding sequence GTGTCGCGCGATGACCCGACCCTCGGTCTCACTCTGGGTGGCGGCGGTGCCTTCGGCGCCGCGCACGTCGGGGTGCTGCAGGTGCTCGCGGAGCGAGGCATCCGTCCCGGTGTGGCGACGGGCACGAGCTCCGGTGCGCTCGTCGCCGCCGCCTACGCGGCAGATGTCGATCCCTCCGCGATCGAGCGCGCCGCGCTCGCGTTCAAGTGGCGCCAGATCGCCGGCTGGTCGGGCGCGCCGCGATGGGGCCTCCTCGATTCGAGCGTCGTCGCCAGGTCCGTGCGGCGCGCGCTCGGCACGGACCCGCTCATCGAGGAACTCCCTCGCCGCTTCGCCGCGGCGGCCACCGATCTGCGCACCAGACGGCTCGTCGTGATCGATCACGGCCCGCTCAGCATCGCACTGCGCTCGACCATCGCCGTTCCCGGGTTGATCCCGCCCGTTCGTCGCCACGGTGCGCTGCTCGCCGACGGCGGGATGATCGACAACGTTCCCGTCCAGGCCACGCGTCTGCTCGGAGCGGAGCGTGTGATCGTGGTGCGACTCCACGCGAAGTGGGAGAACGTCCGCATGATGCGCACCGTCACGCGAACCGCCGACCTCATGCGGGATCCGTCGGTGCTCCTCATCCAGCCCGAGATGGAGCGGATGGCGCAGTGGACGATGTCAGACGTGCCCCGCCTCATCGCAGAGGGCCGCCGCGCGGCGATGGCCGCCCTCGACGAGACCGATCCGGCCGTGTGGGCGCCGGGTGAGCGCACCTCGTAG
- a CDS encoding IlvD/Edd family dehydratase — protein MTRSAEWYFGDDRNSYIHRAWMRRGIPAHAFDGRPHIAIANTASDLTPCNAHLAEVAQSVKNGIYEAGGIPLELPVVSLGETQVRPTAMLWRNMAAMATEEMLRANPIDGVVLLGGCDKTIPSLLMAAASVDLPAVVVPGGPMLTGHFRNEALGCGTDVWRLSEEVRAGTLSDEMFLKSESSMIRSKGHCNTMGTASTMALVAEALGVVLPGLAGTPAPDARLLEAAHETGALSVQLVAEDRRPSTFLTAGSFHNAIVALAAVGGSTNAVVHLLAIAGRLGIDLTIDDFDRIGADVPLLVNLQPAGLYLMDDLYRAGGFLAVMREVRDLLDGDALTVTGRPFVDYLDDAQIWDADVISPRESPLQPAAGIAVLRGSLAPGGALIKPAAASAHLLAHRGRAVVFDSIEDFHARIDDPDLQIDENSVMVLRGCGPKGYPGMPEVANMPLPKKLLERGVRDVVRICDGRMSGTAYGTVVLHVTPEAAAGGPLALVQTGDWITLDVRAGRLDLDVPADELEARTPSAQTVAGYANPRRGWQRLYVDHVLQADRGADLDFLVGSSGSKVARESH, from the coding sequence ATGACCCGAAGCGCTGAGTGGTACTTCGGCGATGATCGGAACTCGTATATCCATCGAGCGTGGATGCGACGCGGCATCCCGGCCCACGCATTCGACGGTCGTCCGCACATCGCGATCGCGAACACGGCCTCGGATCTCACGCCGTGCAACGCCCACCTCGCCGAAGTCGCCCAGTCGGTGAAGAACGGGATCTACGAGGCGGGCGGCATCCCCCTCGAGCTTCCGGTGGTGTCGCTCGGCGAGACGCAGGTGCGCCCGACGGCGATGCTGTGGCGCAACATGGCCGCGATGGCGACGGAAGAGATGCTGCGGGCCAATCCCATCGACGGCGTCGTGCTGCTCGGCGGCTGCGACAAGACCATCCCGTCGCTGCTCATGGCCGCGGCATCCGTCGATCTCCCTGCCGTCGTCGTGCCCGGCGGCCCGATGCTGACGGGTCACTTCCGCAACGAAGCGCTGGGGTGCGGCACCGATGTGTGGCGGCTGAGCGAAGAGGTGCGGGCGGGGACGCTGAGCGACGAGATGTTCCTCAAGAGCGAGTCGTCGATGATCCGGTCGAAGGGCCATTGCAACACGATGGGAACGGCCTCGACCATGGCGCTCGTCGCCGAGGCGCTCGGCGTCGTCCTGCCGGGCCTCGCGGGCACGCCCGCCCCCGACGCGCGGCTGCTCGAAGCGGCGCACGAGACAGGAGCCCTGTCGGTGCAGCTCGTCGCCGAAGACCGGCGCCCGTCGACATTCCTCACGGCTGGAAGCTTCCACAACGCGATCGTCGCGCTCGCCGCGGTCGGCGGATCCACCAACGCCGTCGTGCACCTGCTGGCGATCGCAGGCCGGCTGGGCATCGACCTCACGATCGACGACTTCGACCGCATCGGCGCGGACGTGCCGCTGCTCGTCAACCTCCAGCCCGCCGGCCTGTACCTGATGGACGACCTGTATCGCGCCGGCGGATTCCTCGCCGTCATGCGCGAGGTGCGCGACCTGCTCGACGGTGACGCGCTGACCGTCACCGGCAGACCGTTCGTCGACTACCTCGACGACGCGCAGATCTGGGACGCCGACGTCATCTCGCCGCGCGAGAGCCCTCTGCAGCCTGCGGCGGGCATAGCTGTCCTGCGCGGATCGCTCGCACCCGGCGGAGCGCTGATCAAGCCGGCCGCGGCATCCGCTCATCTGCTCGCGCACCGCGGCCGAGCAGTGGTGTTCGACTCGATCGAGGACTTCCACGCCCGGATCGATGATCCCGACCTCCAGATCGACGAGAACTCGGTGATGGTGCTGCGCGGCTGCGGCCCGAAGGGCTATCCGGGGATGCCCGAGGTCGCGAACATGCCGTTGCCGAAGAAGCTGCTCGAGAGAGGCGTGCGCGATGTCGTGCGCATCTGCGACGGCCGCATGTCGGGCACCGCGTACGGCACGGTCGTGCTGCACGTCACACCGGAGGCGGCCGCCGGCGGACCGCTTGCTCTCGTGCAGACAGGGGACTGGATCACGCTGGACGTACGCGCGGGCCGCCTCGACCTCGACGTTCCCGCCGACGAGCTCGAGGCCCGCACCCCCAGCGCGCAGACCGTGGCCGGGTATGCGAATCCGCGCCGAGGCTGGCAGCGGCTCTACGTCGACCACGTCCTGCAGGCGGACCGGGGAGCGGACCTGGACTTCCTCGTCGGATCGTCCGGATCGAAGGTCGCTCGTGAGTCCCACTGA
- a CDS encoding VOC family protein, giving the protein MTTIQRRRSCASMGVGERGIHKTQGMPLVDHLGITVEDLPRGVAQFDPVLTALGFERTDAADSVSWYAEGETELILFPAREPGTGPHRHGTVGWQHLAFDVASRDEVDRLHDLALAAGWTAVRKPKLYPRFNERYYAAFVEDDNGIRLEFMFNPPKS; this is encoded by the coding sequence GTGACCACAATCCAGCGGCGGCGGTCGTGCGCGTCGATGGGCGTCGGCGAGCGCGGCATCCACAAGACTCAGGGGATGCCTCTGGTCGACCACCTCGGAATCACCGTCGAAGACCTGCCCCGCGGGGTCGCGCAGTTCGATCCGGTCCTCACGGCTCTCGGGTTCGAGCGGACCGACGCGGCGGACTCCGTCTCCTGGTACGCGGAGGGCGAGACGGAGCTCATCCTGTTCCCGGCTCGCGAGCCGGGAACGGGCCCGCATCGGCATGGAACGGTGGGATGGCAGCATCTCGCCTTCGACGTCGCCTCGCGCGACGAGGTCGACCGGCTGCACGACCTCGCGCTCGCCGCGGGCTGGACCGCGGTGCGGAAACCTAAGCTCTACCCGCGGTTCAATGAGCGCTACTACGCCGCCTTCGTCGAGGACGACAACGGCATCCGCCTCGAGTTCATGTTCAACCCTCCCAAGTCCTGA
- a CDS encoding alpha/beta fold hydrolase → MHIVNSADGTPIAYDEVGEGPVVVIVNGALSQAVDAGPLASALADAGFRAVTWDRRARGSSGDKEGSTPEDEADDLAAVIGAVGGDAVVLGHSSGAVLALFAASLGVPIRALFLSEPPLRFGESEPAADLAERLQQLVDEGRGEDAVVTFQLEGVGLPKEMVDGFRASPQFAPLAAIAQSTVYDTKLTNQVSVPTAEMLSVSQPVTVLRGEQTFPILITGSDRLAESIPHAELVVVPESVMHRADPEATARVITERVA, encoded by the coding sequence ATGCACATCGTGAACTCCGCTGACGGTACGCCGATCGCCTATGACGAGGTCGGCGAGGGCCCTGTCGTCGTCATCGTGAACGGCGCTCTGTCTCAAGCGGTCGATGCGGGGCCCCTCGCCTCCGCGCTGGCCGACGCGGGCTTCAGGGCTGTGACGTGGGACAGACGGGCCCGCGGGTCGAGCGGTGACAAGGAGGGCAGCACGCCCGAAGACGAGGCCGATGACCTCGCTGCGGTCATCGGAGCGGTGGGCGGCGATGCCGTCGTGCTCGGCCATTCCTCGGGCGCCGTGCTCGCCCTGTTCGCCGCGTCACTCGGCGTGCCCATCCGGGCGCTGTTCCTGTCGGAGCCGCCGCTGCGATTCGGCGAGAGCGAGCCCGCCGCCGACCTGGCCGAGCGGCTGCAGCAGCTCGTCGACGAGGGGCGCGGCGAAGATGCCGTCGTGACGTTCCAGCTCGAGGGTGTGGGTCTTCCCAAGGAGATGGTCGACGGCTTCCGCGCCAGCCCGCAGTTCGCACCCCTCGCGGCCATCGCACAGTCGACCGTCTACGACACGAAGCTCACGAACCAGGTCTCGGTTCCGACCGCCGAGATGCTGTCGGTGTCGCAGCCCGTGACCGTGCTCCGCGGCGAGCAGACGTTCCCGATCCTCATCACGGGCTCCGACCGACTCGCCGAATCGATCCCGCACGCCGAGCTTGTCGTCGTTCCCGAGTCGGTGATGCACCGCGCCGACCCCGAGGCGACGGCGCGCGTCATCACGGAGCGGGTCGCGTAG
- a CDS encoding YciI family protein, with product MAEMPQWTERFVLLYFSGPEARTRIPEMFPAHHAYTLDFQASRPGELLLTGPFADTIEGQAGAMNVFTTREAAETFAASDPFVTEGVAESWLVRTWLLGGE from the coding sequence ATGGCCGAGATGCCCCAGTGGACGGAACGCTTCGTGCTGCTCTACTTCTCGGGCCCGGAGGCGCGGACGCGCATCCCCGAGATGTTTCCGGCACACCACGCCTACACGCTGGACTTTCAGGCGTCCCGCCCCGGCGAGCTGCTGCTGACGGGGCCCTTCGCCGACACGATCGAAGGCCAGGCGGGCGCCATGAACGTCTTCACCACGCGGGAGGCGGCCGAGACTTTCGCAGCCTCCGACCCGTTCGTGACCGAGGGCGTCGCCGAATCGTGGCTGGTGCGCACCTGGCTCCTCGGCGGCGAGTGA
- a CDS encoding MATE family efflux transporter has product MSTALTTGRPWRVIALFSVPLLIGNVVQQLYQFADAIVVGRHLGVDALAAVGATGSMLFLLLGFAWGLTSGFAIPTAQAFGAQDFRAVRRSVAAGTLLTAVCSVLLTVGAPLLSRPLLELLQTPPELMDDAVVFAQISFLGAGALMFFNYLSAIIRAIGDSRTPLIFLTLACGLNVGLVILMVGAFGWGVGGAALATVVSQAVSVLLCLQFVRRRMPVLHVRRDDWRVSRAELGAHLRLGLPMGFQASIIAIGTLAVQVALNQLGTDAVAAYTAASRVDGLAVALLQSLGLAVSMYVAQNHGGGRPDRILRGVTQATWIAVAAALVLGALMVTFGATLIRLFVGGGSPEVVGLAAQMLAINGATYWILGILFVVRGALQGLGHTLIPTVTGVIELVMRVGAAVVLGTALGFIGVAASNPLAWLGAVVVLVPAYLHARRQLAAAPVSPMVWTPTTPIAVMGPTDGSMTVDAVVTASIGLPGGASTGSVPTVRRGRRVLPRSARAPRRTRG; this is encoded by the coding sequence ATGTCCACTGCCCTGACGACGGGCCGCCCTTGGCGCGTCATCGCCCTGTTCTCCGTGCCCCTTCTCATCGGCAACGTCGTGCAGCAGCTGTACCAGTTCGCCGACGCGATCGTCGTCGGACGCCACCTCGGCGTCGACGCGCTGGCAGCCGTCGGCGCGACGGGCAGCATGCTGTTCCTGCTGCTCGGGTTCGCGTGGGGACTGACGTCCGGCTTCGCGATCCCCACCGCTCAGGCGTTCGGCGCTCAGGACTTCCGCGCCGTGCGCCGTTCGGTCGCGGCGGGCACGCTCCTCACGGCCGTGTGCTCGGTGCTGCTGACGGTGGGCGCTCCGCTTCTGAGCCGCCCCCTTCTCGAGCTGCTGCAGACTCCGCCCGAGCTCATGGACGACGCCGTCGTCTTCGCCCAGATCAGCTTCCTGGGCGCCGGCGCGCTCATGTTCTTCAACTATCTGTCCGCGATCATCCGCGCGATCGGCGACTCCCGCACCCCGCTCATCTTCCTGACCCTCGCCTGCGGGCTCAACGTCGGGCTCGTCATCCTCATGGTGGGAGCCTTCGGGTGGGGCGTCGGTGGAGCCGCCCTCGCGACGGTCGTGTCGCAGGCCGTGTCGGTGCTCCTCTGCCTCCAGTTCGTGCGTCGACGGATGCCTGTGCTCCATGTCCGTCGCGACGACTGGCGCGTCTCGCGAGCCGAGCTCGGGGCGCACCTGCGTCTCGGGCTCCCGATGGGCTTCCAGGCCTCCATCATCGCCATCGGCACCCTCGCGGTCCAGGTGGCGCTCAACCAGCTCGGGACCGACGCGGTCGCCGCCTACACCGCGGCATCACGCGTCGACGGGCTCGCGGTCGCCCTGCTGCAGTCCCTCGGACTCGCCGTCTCGATGTACGTCGCGCAGAATCACGGCGGCGGCCGTCCCGACCGCATCCTCCGCGGCGTGACGCAGGCGACGTGGATCGCGGTCGCCGCCGCCCTGGTGCTCGGCGCGCTGATGGTGACGTTCGGCGCGACGCTCATCCGGCTCTTCGTCGGCGGCGGCTCGCCTGAGGTCGTCGGCCTCGCGGCGCAGATGCTCGCGATCAACGGCGCGACCTACTGGATCCTCGGCATCCTGTTCGTCGTGCGCGGCGCGCTGCAGGGTCTCGGCCACACGCTCATCCCGACCGTGACGGGCGTGATCGAACTGGTCATGCGCGTCGGTGCCGCCGTCGTCCTCGGCACGGCGCTCGGGTTCATCGGCGTCGCCGCGAGCAATCCCCTCGCGTGGCTCGGTGCCGTCGTGGTGCTGGTGCCGGCATACCTCCACGCGCGCCGGCAGCTGGCTGCGGCACCGGTCTCGCCGATGGTCTGGACGCCGACGACTCCGATCGCCGTCATGGGTCCCACGGACGGATCGATGACGGTGGATGCCGTCGTCACGGCGTCGATCGGGCTGCCCGGCGGCGCGAGCACCGGGTCTGTGCCCACCGTCCGGCGGGGGCGCCGTGTGCTCCCCCGATCCGCGCGAGCCCCACGGCGCACCCGCGGATGA
- a CDS encoding alcohol dehydrogenase catalytic domain-containing protein gives MRALVIVGPNHAEVQDVAPPEAVPGEVVVDVHRAGICGTDVEFYTGEMQYLHTGHAAFPMRIGHEWMGTVSAVGDGVDPGWIGTRVTGDTMLGCGVCHRCRGGRQHVCADRTEIGIRGGRPGALAEQLAVPVRALRRLPDAVDDAMGAMVEPGGNAFRVTDAAALRRGERVLILGPGTIGLLCALFARAAGAEVHLVGVEERSLAFARGLGFDGVWTEPSLPRLRWDAVIEASTAPQLPARAVELVEPGGRVVFIGLSGTPSLLDTRELALRDVTATGILSASPGLDGTISAYASGSVDPRKLIAATVSLDELPAILAGERPADAGPGPKFHVAVA, from the coding sequence ATGAGGGCGCTCGTCATCGTCGGTCCGAACCACGCCGAGGTGCAGGATGTCGCCCCGCCCGAAGCGGTGCCGGGCGAAGTGGTGGTCGACGTGCACCGCGCCGGCATCTGCGGCACCGACGTCGAGTTCTACACGGGCGAGATGCAGTACCTGCATACCGGGCACGCCGCGTTCCCGATGCGGATCGGACACGAGTGGATGGGCACGGTGAGCGCCGTCGGCGACGGCGTCGACCCCGGCTGGATCGGGACGAGGGTGACGGGCGACACGATGCTCGGCTGCGGTGTGTGCCATCGGTGTCGCGGCGGGCGCCAGCACGTCTGCGCAGACCGAACCGAGATCGGGATCCGCGGAGGTCGCCCGGGTGCCCTGGCGGAGCAGCTCGCGGTGCCGGTTCGGGCCCTCCGCAGACTGCCCGACGCCGTCGACGATGCGATGGGCGCCATGGTCGAGCCGGGCGGCAATGCCTTCCGGGTGACGGATGCCGCGGCCCTCCGCCGCGGCGAACGCGTGCTCATCCTCGGCCCTGGGACCATCGGCCTGCTGTGCGCACTCTTCGCCCGGGCGGCCGGGGCGGAGGTGCACCTCGTCGGGGTGGAGGAGCGCTCGCTCGCCTTCGCGCGCGGACTCGGGTTCGACGGGGTGTGGACCGAGCCCTCGCTGCCCCGACTCAGATGGGACGCCGTGATCGAGGCATCCACCGCTCCTCAGCTGCCGGCGCGGGCGGTCGAACTGGTCGAGCCGGGTGGGAGAGTCGTGTTCATCGGCCTCTCGGGCACACCCAGCCTGCTCGATACGCGGGAGCTGGCGCTGCGCGATGTGACGGCCACCGGGATCCTCAGCGCCTCGCCCGGCCTGGACGGCACGATCTCCGCCTACGCGTCGGGCTCGGTCGACCCGCGCAAGCTCATCGCCGCGACCGTGTCGCTCGATGAGCTGCCCGCCATTCTGGCGGGCGAGCGGCCCGCCGACGCCGGGCCCGGACCCAAGTTCCACGTCGCGGTGGCATGA
- a CDS encoding aminotransferase class I/II-fold pyridoxal phosphate-dependent enzyme → MSHADAIDVLRRRESEKWTAYPDDVLPLFVAEMDFALAPAIKAALASALDRSDTGYVNTLDTRTAQAFADFAHDRWGWRPRVESMGYATDVSTVIVEGLRRLIAPGDGVVITPPVYPPFWDFITEAGGVVVEVPMLDDGQSYGLDLDAIDRALAAGARAVLLCNPGNPTGTVHTRESLAELSRIVARHEASVISDEIHAPLVHSGGVFTPYLTVSDEARDHAIAAESGSKAFNLAGLKTAMFVAESERMTQLIRSLPEEVAVRAGLFGFIATREGFTKGRDWLDATVSAIESNLDLLGQQVADHLPGVRLRRGQATYLAWLDFSALGLGDDPAAWILEHAKVAFVGGPDFGSPGKGYARLNVACAPDTIVEAVGRIAAALASRG, encoded by the coding sequence GTGAGCCATGCCGATGCCATCGACGTCCTGCGCCGTCGGGAGAGCGAGAAATGGACGGCCTACCCGGACGACGTCCTCCCTCTCTTCGTCGCCGAGATGGACTTCGCGCTGGCTCCGGCCATCAAGGCCGCGCTCGCGTCAGCCCTCGACCGGAGCGACACCGGGTACGTCAACACGCTCGACACCCGCACCGCCCAGGCCTTCGCCGACTTCGCGCACGATCGGTGGGGGTGGCGTCCGCGAGTCGAGAGCATGGGGTACGCGACTGACGTCAGCACGGTCATCGTCGAAGGGCTGCGTCGGCTCATCGCGCCGGGCGACGGCGTCGTCATCACGCCTCCCGTCTATCCCCCGTTCTGGGACTTCATCACGGAGGCGGGCGGCGTCGTCGTCGAGGTGCCGATGCTCGACGACGGCCAGTCGTACGGACTGGACCTCGACGCCATCGACAGGGCTCTCGCCGCCGGTGCGCGGGCGGTGCTCCTGTGCAACCCCGGCAACCCGACGGGCACCGTGCACACGCGGGAGTCGCTCGCCGAGCTGTCGCGCATCGTGGCGAGGCACGAGGCATCCGTCATCAGCGATGAGATCCATGCGCCGCTCGTCCACTCCGGAGGCGTCTTCACCCCGTACCTCACCGTGTCGGACGAAGCGCGCGACCACGCGATCGCCGCCGAGTCGGGCAGCAAGGCCTTCAACCTCGCGGGCCTGAAGACGGCGATGTTCGTCGCCGAGTCGGAGCGGATGACGCAGCTCATACGCAGCCTCCCCGAGGAGGTCGCGGTGCGCGCGGGGCTCTTCGGCTTCATCGCGACGCGGGAGGGCTTCACGAAGGGACGGGACTGGCTGGATGCCACTGTCTCAGCCATCGAGTCGAACCTGGATCTGCTCGGTCAGCAGGTCGCCGACCACCTTCCCGGCGTCCGCCTCCGCCGCGGCCAGGCTACCTACCTCGCCTGGCTCGACTTCTCTGCGCTCGGCCTGGGCGACGACCCGGCGGCCTGGATCCTCGAGCATGCGAAGGTCGCATTCGTGGGCGGTCCGGACTTCGGCTCGCCAGGCAAAGGCTACGCACGCCTGAACGTCGCGTGCGCCCCGGACACCATCGTCGAAGCGGTGGGCCGGATCGCCGCGGCGCTCGCCTCCCGCGGCTGA